The uncultured Ilyobacter sp. genome has a segment encoding these proteins:
- the glgA gene encoding glycogen synthase GlgA, with translation MKILFVTGEAWPFIKTGGLGDVSHSLPKSLVKTGVDIRVILPKYKAIDYKYKSKMKHLGHTYVRLSWRNQYCGIDMLEYDGVKYYFVDNEHYFKRDNAYGEFDDCERFGFFSKSVLAALEVMEFEPDLIHCNDWHSGLTPVYLKELQRNDKYKDVKTLYTIHNLKYQGIFSMETLDDVLGLSHDIYFREDSLKFFDAISFLKGGVNYSDFVSTVSSTYAEEIKMEFYGENLHGLFRMIDNRLSGIVNGIDYDIFNPRTDKDISTKFSQSKIDKKIKNKLELQKELGLTVSEDIPMIGIITRLVRQKGIDLITHVLQELLQMDLQIVILGTGDQDYEDIFEYYSQVYPSKLSSNITFNDAMAKKIYASSDMFLMPSLFEPCGLSQMIAMRYGSVPVVRETGGLKDTVKAYNAKKKQGTGFTFANYNAHEMLNTIRRAIEVYDNKKAWKELVLRGMNEKNSWSHAARNYKSFYKEILG, from the coding sequence ATGAAAATATTATTCGTAACTGGTGAGGCATGGCCTTTTATTAAAACCGGGGGACTGGGAGATGTATCTCATTCTCTCCCAAAATCACTTGTTAAAACCGGGGTAGATATAAGAGTGATACTGCCTAAATACAAGGCAATAGACTATAAATACAAGAGTAAAATGAAGCATCTAGGACACACTTATGTGAGACTTTCCTGGAGAAATCAATACTGCGGGATAGATATGCTCGAATATGATGGGGTAAAGTATTATTTTGTTGATAACGAGCATTATTTCAAGAGGGATAACGCCTATGGTGAATTTGACGACTGTGAAAGATTTGGATTCTTTTCAAAATCTGTATTGGCAGCCCTTGAAGTCATGGAATTTGAACCTGATCTCATCCACTGCAACGACTGGCATTCTGGACTTACTCCTGTTTATTTAAAAGAACTTCAGAGAAATGATAAGTATAAGGATGTAAAAACCCTTTATACCATCCACAACCTGAAATACCAGGGTATTTTTTCAATGGAAACCCTGGACGATGTCCTCGGACTTTCTCACGATATCTATTTCAGAGAGGATTCTCTTAAATTTTTTGATGCTATCTCCTTTTTAAAAGGAGGAGTAAATTATTCAGATTTTGTATCAACAGTGAGCAGCACCTATGCAGAAGAGATAAAGATGGAATTCTACGGAGAAAATCTCCACGGCTTATTCCGAATGATAGATAATAGACTTTCTGGAATAGTAAATGGAATAGACTATGACATTTTCAATCCTAGGACGGATAAAGATATCAGTACTAAATTCAGCCAGAGTAAAATAGATAAAAAAATAAAAAATAAACTGGAACTTCAAAAGGAATTGGGGCTGACTGTATCAGAGGATATTCCTATGATAGGTATCATAACAAGATTAGTAAGACAAAAAGGGATCGATCTTATAACCCATGTACTTCAAGAACTTCTTCAGATGGACCTCCAAATAGTCATTTTAGGTACAGGGGATCAAGATTACGAGGATATCTTTGAGTATTATTCACAAGTTTATCCGTCTAAACTGTCTTCTAACATTACATTCAATGATGCAATGGCAAAAAAAATATACGCTTCATCTGACATGTTTTTAATGCCTTCACTTTTTGAGCCTTGTGGACTTTCTCAGATGATCGCAATGAGATATGGTTCTGTCCCTGTGGTAAGAGAGACTGGGGGATTAAAAGATACAGTAAAAGCTTATAATGCAAAGAAAAAGCAGGGAACCGGGTTTACCTTTGCAAATTACAATGCTCACGAAATGCTAAACACAATAAGACGTGCTATAGAAGTTTATGATAATAAAAAAGCATGGAAAGAACTTGTTCTTAGGGGTATGAACGAGAAGAATAGCTGGAGCCATGCTGCAAGAAATTATAAATCTTTTTACAAGGAAATATTGGGTTGA
- the glgD gene encoding glucose-1-phosphate adenylyltransferase subunit GlgD — translation MTNNYMAMILLTEKDDDIRGLTKNRNIASTPVGGRYRVIDFALSNMVNAGLRNVGLFVGKQNSRSLVDHLGSGGSWDLDRKIDGMFLFNFAGGEGSRTDICILENNLEYFYRSRQDHVFVTTSYMVCSMDAKKFIKEHEESGADISVVYKNVKNADVSFYGCDTLNLNEDGYVEGIGKNLHFKKEEKISLEGFIMKKDTLIKMICEATQNGSYTSFKALISSNVNKYKVKGIEFEGYLRCINSTKEYFKFNMDLLNIDVRRDLFFRNGRILTKIKDTPPSLFKKESDVTNSLIANGCTIEGSVKNSIISRHVKIEEGTEIEDCVILQDCTIKKGSKLKNVVIDKNTVIAEGEELKASVEFPLVIEKKIGINSERFKELYWPLEDF, via the coding sequence ATGACAAACAACTATATGGCGATGATACTCCTAACGGAAAAGGACGACGATATAAGAGGGCTTACTAAAAATAGAAATATAGCCTCCACTCCTGTGGGCGGAAGATATAGAGTTATTGACTTTGCACTTTCTAACATGGTAAATGCAGGCTTGAGAAATGTTGGGCTTTTTGTGGGTAAGCAAAACAGTAGATCCTTAGTAGACCACCTAGGTAGTGGTGGATCTTGGGATCTAGACAGAAAAATAGATGGTATGTTTCTTTTTAACTTTGCAGGTGGAGAAGGCTCCCGCACAGATATTTGTATTTTAGAAAACAATCTAGAATATTTTTACAGAAGCAGACAGGACCACGTTTTTGTGACCACTTCTTACATGGTGTGCAGTATGGACGCCAAGAAATTCATAAAAGAGCACGAGGAAAGCGGAGCAGATATATCTGTTGTCTATAAAAACGTAAAAAATGCTGATGTAAGTTTTTACGGATGTGATACCTTAAACCTCAATGAAGATGGATATGTGGAAGGTATCGGGAAAAATCTCCATTTTAAAAAAGAGGAAAAAATTTCATTAGAGGGGTTCATCATGAAAAAAGATACCCTTATAAAAATGATCTGTGAAGCAACTCAAAATGGATCTTATACTTCATTCAAAGCGCTGATCTCTAGCAATGTAAATAAATATAAGGTGAAAGGTATTGAATTTGAAGGTTATTTGAGATGTATTAATTCCACAAAGGAATACTTCAAATTTAACATGGATCTTCTTAATATAGATGTCAGAAGAGATCTTTTCTTTAGAAACGGAAGAATCCTTACAAAGATAAAAGACACTCCGCCTTCTTTATTTAAAAAAGAATCAGATGTGACAAATTCACTTATTGCCAATGGATGTACTATAGAGGGGAGCGTTAAAAACAGCATCATCTCAAGACACGTAAAAATAGAAGAAGGAACTGAGATAGAAGATTGTGTAATTCTACAGGACTGCACCATCAAAAAAGGTTCAAAGTTAAAAAATGTTGTAATTGATAAAAATACTGTAATCGCAGAAGGAGAGGAGTTAAAAGCTTCAGTGGAATTCCCTCTTGTCATAGAAAAAAAAATAGGAATTAATTCAGAGCGATTCAAGGAACTTTATTGGCCTCTAGAAGATTTTTAA